The following coding sequences are from one Scomber japonicus isolate fScoJap1 chromosome 3, fScoJap1.pri, whole genome shotgun sequence window:
- the tgm5l gene encoding transglutaminase 5, like, whose protein sequence is MEDLSIKYVNVEKAENLEKHRTEGFSSSKPLVVRRGAPFKISLQLKGRPFNPKTDAVKIKVKLGRLYVTMPVTFSTKVSLSRWSAYMDPESLNLQAPSIFISSPASASVGSYRFQLDLFTQQSKRRYNLGKFILLCNPWCREDTVHIPFEDQREEYVQNDSGLLFMGTTKNLVSRPWSFDQYEPSILETCLNLLQVSPQHQRDRRMDYLNRNNPVYIGRVVSAMINSEDDRGVLKGNWSNNFKEGVHPSTWTGSGDILKQWALSGYRPVKYGQCWVFAAVMCTVMRALGIPCRVVTNYNSAHDTNKNLVIEEYYNEKGEKLNYSKDSIWNFHVWVECWMARQDLGSGMNGWQVLDPTPQERSGGVFCCGPAPVKAIKDQRMDLFYDIPFVYAEVNADVHTVIVSHGRGVGYSKDTERVGSLVCTKAIGLPRLQNITGDYKFIKSPTPSLASRSSTIADDSTLRRASSSKKVLVSLSLEKAPVAGEPIRFTVKVINKQDVAKTMKVCLNAQAKEYNSSPSETFWETHGIMKLAPMEVKVLNQQILPAQYEDVVGDDLINLAVVLEDTVSQELCLASEEFNIASPNLLIQVADENSIGLNKEQTATVTFTNPFSQPVSGVLTVAGAGLIHEKRIFRMAPLPPGLTVEQRITFIPSKVGTKMLQASLTLTNIRSTIRGFKMVSIKRS, encoded by the exons atggAAG ACTTGAGCATTAAATATGTCAACGTGGAAAAAGCAGAGAACCTGGAGAAGCACAGGACAGAAGGCTTCAGCAGCTCCAAACCTCTGGTGGTCAGAAGAGGAGCCCCGTTCAAAATCAGTCTCCAGCTGAAGGGTCGACCCTTCAACCCCAAGACTGATGCTGTGAAGATCAAAGTTAAACTAG gCCGCCTGTATGTGACAATGCCAGTCACTTTCTCCACAAAGGTTTCTTTATCCCGTTGGAGCGCCTATATGGACCCGGAGTCCTTGAACCTCCAGGCTCCGTccatcttcatctcctctcctgcCTCTGCCTCAGTGGGCAGCTATAGATTTCAGCTAGATCTGTTCACTCAGCAAAGCAAGAGGAGGTACAACTTGGGCAAATTCATTCTACTGTGCAACCCCTGGTGCAGAG AAGATACAGTTCACATTCCCTTTGAGGACCAGAGAGAAGAATACGTCCAGAATGACTCTGGGCTGCTGTTTATGGGGACAACTAAAAACCTTGTGTCAAGACCATGGTCCTTTGATCAG TATGAGCCTAGTATCCTAGAGACATGCCTGAATCTGCTCCAAGTCAGCCCTCAGCATCAAAGGGACAGACGGATGGATTACCTGAACCGAAACAACCCCGTCTATATAGGCCGGGTTGTGTCTGCCATG ATCAACAGTGAAGATGACCGTGGAGTGCTTAAAGGAAACTGGTCAAACAATTTCAAAGAAGGAGTTCATCCCTCCACATGGACCGGGAGTGGAGACATCTTGAAACAGTGGGCCCTTTCTGGTTACAGGCCAGTCAAGTACGGACAGTGCTGGGTGTTTGCAGCTGTCATGTGCACAG tCATGAGAGCTCTCGGCATTCCTTGCCGTGTGGTCACAAACTACAACTCTGCTCACGACACCAACAAGAACCTGGTGATTGAGGAGTACTACAATGAAAAAGGGGAGAAACTCAATTACAGCAAAGACAGCATATG GAACTTCCATGTGTGGGTGGAGTGCTGGATGGCTCGACAGGATCTGGGATCTGGAATGAATGGCTGGCAGGTTTTGGATCCGACCCCCCAGGAAAGGAGTGGAG GAGTGTTCTGCTGTGGCCCAGCCCCTGTCAAAGCCATCAAGGATCAGCGCATGGACCTGTTTTATGACATCCCCTTTGTCTATGCTGAGGTGAATGCTGATGTCCACACAGTCATAGTGAGCCATGGTCGGGGAGTTGGCTACAGCAAAGACACCGAGAGAGTTGGATCCCTCGTCTGCACCAAGGCTATAGGCCTCCCCAGACTCCAAAACATCACAGGAGACTACAAATTCATCAAAA GCCCAACTCCCTCACTTGCATCAAGAAGCTCCACAATAGCGGACGATTCAACATTAAGGAGAG CAAGTTCGTCCAAGAAGGTGCTGGTGTCTCTGAGCCTGGAAAAAGCTCCTGTCGCTGGAGAACCTATCCGCTTCACAGTTAAAGTCATCAACAAGCAGGATGTCGCCAAGACGATGAAGGTGTGTCTCAACGCCCAGGCTAAAGAATACAACAGCAGCCCCTCAGAGACCTTCTGGGAAACTCACGGCATCATGAAACTGGCACCCATGGAAG TCAAGGTGCTGAACCAGCAGATCCTGCCAGCCCAGTATGAGGATGTGGTGGGAGATGACCTGATCAACCTTGCAGTAGTCCTGGAGGACACAGTCAGTCAGGAGCTCTGCCTGGCCTCAGAGGAGTTCAATATCGCCAGCCCAAACCTCCTCATACAG GTTGCAGATGAAAACTCCATTGGGCTTAACAAAGAACAGACTGCCACCGTGACCTTCACCAACCCATTTTCTCAGCCAGTGAGCGGAGTACTGACTGTAGCCGGGGCCGGGTTGATCCACGAAAAACGTATCTTCAG